The following coding sequences are from one Methanosarcina sp. WWM596 window:
- a CDS encoding LamG domain-containing protein: MQRVKTIAILILCIFLLSATAAAKQDNSRVLTNEDLSKLRLQEIQSKKQFVEPCKVKTAQEKQLYKHQIKDLNEEIEIYANLDSSTIVCGKTKEGKIRLVDIDKKEHKLRSIKLKYGDIQQVPGFQDNLIKITHYNDAGLADAVWLQEVRNDNGWVYLEDLPFSEIEIGGFLGEYRKVGTLTYPVSQTFNLGSDFTSDNVNYIEVSIDPVYNKTGPYDIPTNGLVAWWRFDEGEGTLVQDFSGNGNHGTAENGMNWTEGKYNGAGLFDGDNDRVIIPNSASLSVENNSCTWVFILNSSGDTGSQIFYQHGGSGGSMSIRPYLTSVGGFNLDHTTQTGLKYWSIPDTSSINTTRMILIEYIRETPTLNVYIDNQLVGSRELDSALIQHTSYLYIGYSSGSFNGYIDNVMIYNRLLSAEEKALLYYDNLQNLRLKTNSDSTYSDYLNGSGTIQVPYENSGEAFNSLIANIPDEVEIDGITVRDYTKTVTPFNVTANVGYTENTTIIEETLTDTEYTIYVRYSPLNSYGSGTITYTADLNPILSSSLLQYSLESNNPAADLSYDSETYTFLIETGAVLEDQVYNFLITCTKDGTPIDRVISDGFGNSQLGVYEAIGSEAYMIGSLYPSRSSNYDWYLNGNWADVAGLAVMIPLVIVAVFICLIFIRRD; this comes from the coding sequence ATGCAGCGAGTGAAGACTATTGCAATATTGATCTTATGCATATTTCTTCTATCGGCTACAGCTGCAGCAAAACAGGACAACAGTAGAGTACTGACCAACGAAGACCTCTCAAAGCTTCGTCTTCAGGAGATCCAGAGTAAAAAACAGTTTGTTGAACCCTGCAAAGTCAAGACTGCACAGGAAAAACAGCTTTACAAACATCAGATAAAGGATCTGAACGAAGAGATTGAAATCTATGCAAATCTGGACAGTAGTACAATAGTCTGCGGAAAAACGAAGGAGGGTAAAATTCGATTAGTTGATATTGACAAAAAAGAGCATAAACTACGCAGTATAAAATTGAAGTATGGAGACATCCAGCAGGTACCAGGTTTTCAAGATAACTTAATCAAAATAACCCATTATAATGATGCTGGTCTTGCTGATGCTGTATGGCTGCAGGAAGTCCGAAATGATAACGGATGGGTGTATCTAGAGGATTTACCTTTTTCTGAAATTGAAATAGGCGGGTTCCTGGGAGAGTACCGGAAAGTAGGAACATTAACCTATCCAGTATCTCAAACTTTCAATTTAGGATCAGATTTCACTTCTGATAATGTTAACTATATTGAAGTCTCCATTGATCCGGTTTACAACAAAACAGGACCTTATGACATTCCTACCAATGGACTCGTAGCATGGTGGAGATTTGATGAAGGAGAGGGAACTTTAGTTCAAGACTTCTCTGGCAACGGAAATCACGGAACTGCTGAAAACGGAATGAACTGGACTGAAGGAAAATATAACGGAGCGGGATTATTTGATGGAGACAATGACAGAGTAATAATACCAAATAGTGCTTCTCTTTCAGTTGAAAATAATAGCTGTACCTGGGTATTCATATTGAATTCAAGTGGCGATACTGGGTCCCAAATATTTTACCAGCATGGTGGAAGTGGAGGATCGATGTCCATCAGACCATACCTGACATCTGTTGGAGGATTCAATCTAGATCATACCACACAGACAGGACTCAAATATTGGTCAATACCCGACACTTCCAGCATTAACACCACTAGAATGATACTGATAGAGTACATCAGAGAAACACCAACACTGAACGTCTATATTGATAACCAGCTTGTAGGGTCACGAGAACTTGACAGCGCGCTAATTCAGCACACAAGTTATCTATATATTGGCTACAGTTCGGGTTCATTCAATGGCTATATTGACAACGTAATGATATACAACAGGCTTCTATCAGCAGAAGAAAAAGCACTTCTTTATTATGATAATCTTCAGAACCTTAGACTAAAAACCAACAGTGATAGTACATATTCGGATTATCTGAATGGTTCCGGAACTATTCAGGTACCCTATGAAAACAGCGGTGAAGCATTTAATTCTCTAATTGCTAATATTCCAGATGAAGTCGAAATTGATGGAATTACTGTTAGAGATTATACAAAAACTGTTACTCCTTTTAATGTGACAGCTAATGTAGGATACACAGAAAATACAACGATTATAGAAGAAACATTAACTGACACTGAATACACGATATACGTCAGATATTCACCTTTAAACAGTTATGGGTCTGGAACAATCACTTACACAGCAGACCTTAATCCTATTCTTTCATCTTCTCTCCTGCAATACTCTCTTGAATCCAATAACCCGGCGGCAGATCTGAGCTACGACTCTGAGACATATACTTTTCTCATTGAAACCGGAGCAGTCTTGGAAGACCAGGTGTACAACTTCCTGATTACTTGCACGAAGGACGGAACTCCCATAGATCGCGTAATCAGTGACGGATTTGGAAACAGCCAGCTTGGAGTTTATGAAGCAATAGGGAGCGAGGCCTACATGATAGGATCTTTGTATCCCTCCAGATCTTCGAATTATGATTGGTATTTAAACGGCAACTGGGCAGATGTTGCAGGTCTTGCGGTAATGATTCCTTTGGTTATAGTAGCTGTGTTTATCTGCTTGATTTTCATCAGGAGGGACTGA